The following coding sequences lie in one Saccharopolyspora hordei genomic window:
- a CDS encoding nucleoside/nucleotide kinase family protein — MTTPVQHPGDLADLVERARSLAAAGRRRVLGIAGAPGSGKGTVAEKLLRELGPAAVVVPMDGFHLAGAELRRLGRQDRKGAPDTFDAAGYVALLRRIREPDGNTVYAPQFHREVEESYAGAIAVPPEVPLVITEGNYLLLDEGPWAHVRGLLDEAWFLAPPDDEREARLVRRHIEYGKTPEQAREWVRRTDSRNAALIAPTRARADLVITADPA, encoded by the coding sequence GTGACCACCCCGGTGCAGCACCCCGGCGACCTGGCGGACCTGGTCGAGCGGGCCAGGTCCCTGGCCGCCGCGGGGCGACGCCGGGTCCTCGGCATCGCCGGGGCCCCCGGCTCCGGCAAGGGGACCGTGGCGGAGAAGCTGCTCCGCGAGCTGGGGCCGGCGGCGGTCGTGGTGCCCATGGACGGCTTCCACCTCGCCGGGGCCGAACTGCGCCGGCTGGGCAGGCAGGACCGCAAGGGCGCCCCGGACACCTTCGACGCCGCCGGCTACGTGGCGCTGCTGCGCCGGATCCGCGAACCAGACGGGAACACGGTCTACGCCCCGCAGTTCCACCGCGAGGTCGAGGAGTCCTACGCCGGGGCGATCGCGGTCCCGCCGGAGGTCCCGCTGGTGATCACCGAGGGCAACTACCTGCTGCTCGACGAGGGCCCGTGGGCGCACGTGCGCGGGCTGCTCGACGAGGCGTGGTTCCTCGCCCCGCCCGACGACGAGCGCGAAGCGCGCCTGGTCCGCCGCCACATCGAGTACGGCAAGACCCCGGAGCAGGCACGGGAGTGGGTGCGGCGCACCGACTCCCGCAACGCCGCGCTCATCGCCCCCACCCGCGCCCGCGCCGACCTCGTCATCACCGCCGACCCGGCGTGA
- a CDS encoding helix-turn-helix domain-containing protein, giving the protein MSSSGHLGEFLRARRARLRPEDVGLVTPPGRRRVPGLRREELAQLAGVSVSYYTRLEQNQSTNASEGVLDALATALRLDDYERAHLHELATQRPRPRKRPPVERVTDATRQLLHALGDVPALVVGRRTDVLAWTPMGHALLAGHLDPAAPEQPGQRPNLVRMLFLDPHCRELYVDWDRKVRGLVASLRGVAGRHPEDALLASLVGELSVKCPEFVALWGDHRVKPCVGDTFRLRHPLVGELTVTQQSLRLAHSPEQNLVVVTTEPGSASADSLDLLAHLTAAPRRSTPEGSPAQR; this is encoded by the coding sequence ATGAGCAGCTCCGGTCATCTCGGCGAGTTCCTGCGCGCCCGCCGCGCGCGTCTGCGGCCCGAGGACGTCGGCCTGGTCACCCCGCCCGGCCGGCGCCGGGTTCCCGGTCTGCGGCGGGAAGAACTCGCGCAGCTGGCGGGCGTGAGCGTCTCCTACTACACGCGTCTGGAGCAGAACCAGTCGACCAACGCCTCCGAGGGGGTGCTCGACGCGCTGGCCACCGCACTGCGCCTGGACGACTACGAGCGCGCTCACCTGCACGAACTGGCCACCCAGCGGCCCCGCCCGCGCAAGCGGCCGCCGGTGGAGCGGGTCACCGACGCCACCCGCCAGCTGCTGCACGCGCTCGGTGACGTGCCCGCGCTGGTGGTCGGCCGGCGGACCGACGTGCTGGCGTGGACGCCGATGGGCCACGCCCTGCTGGCCGGCCACCTCGACCCGGCCGCACCGGAGCAGCCCGGCCAGCGCCCGAACCTGGTGCGGATGCTGTTCCTGGACCCGCACTGCCGCGAGCTCTACGTGGACTGGGACCGCAAGGTGCGCGGGCTGGTGGCCAGTCTCCGCGGTGTCGCGGGCCGGCACCCCGAGGACGCGTTGCTGGCGTCGCTGGTCGGCGAGTTGTCGGTGAAGTGCCCGGAGTTCGTGGCGCTGTGGGGCGACCACCGGGTCAAGCCGTGCGTGGGCGACACGTTCCGGCTGCGCCACCCGCTGGTCGGTGAGCTCACCGTCACCCAGCAGAGCCTGCGGCTCGCCCACTCCCCGGAGCAGAACCTCGTCGTGGTCACCACCGAGCCGGGCTCGGCCTCCGCCGACAGCCTCGACCTGCTGGCCCACCTCACCGCAGCACCACGCCGATCCACCCCCGAGGGGTCGCCGGCGCAGCGGTGA
- a CDS encoding tyrosine-type recombinase/integrase, which produces MEIMSGPGAAVRASGAQTELLATTTRTGHTVSALVSAWLGSFTDSADTRAAYARDLREYLTWCTRRELDPLEVRLPEVQMYATELAAATNPRTGRPFAASTRARKLAAISSWYTFLVRAGAIDANPARDAARPRYDRRHSTTASVSEQQAAQMLDRSRDYAHRTLGPQAAALAMMLLIDLGIRVSELCNADLADLGQRDGMRVLTVRMKGGKVRTRPIPAPLEPILDDYLRTRPSDADTTALLVTRTGRRVNRHQIYRLVQTLAARAGVPAPQRITPHSMRHAFNTIARERGAALEDRRDALGHSSAAITQLYDHVALSVTRDPAHLVAGATHREPPAPPGSPE; this is translated from the coding sequence ATGGAGATCATGTCCGGCCCCGGGGCCGCGGTGCGGGCGAGCGGGGCGCAAACGGAATTGCTGGCGACCACCACCCGGACCGGCCACACCGTGAGCGCGCTGGTCTCGGCCTGGCTGGGTTCGTTCACCGACTCCGCCGACACCCGCGCCGCCTACGCCCGCGACCTGCGCGAGTACCTCACCTGGTGCACCCGGCGCGAGCTCGACCCCCTCGAGGTGCGGCTGCCCGAGGTGCAGATGTACGCCACCGAACTCGCCGCCGCGACCAACCCCCGCACCGGGCGCCCGTTCGCGGCGTCGACCCGCGCGCGCAAGCTGGCCGCGATCTCCAGCTGGTACACCTTCCTGGTGCGGGCCGGGGCGATCGACGCCAACCCGGCGCGTGACGCCGCCCGTCCCCGCTACGACCGCCGGCACTCCACGACGGCCAGCGTCTCCGAGCAGCAGGCCGCGCAGATGCTGGACCGCAGCCGCGACTACGCCCACCGCACCCTCGGCCCGCAGGCGGCGGCGCTGGCGATGATGCTGCTGATCGACCTGGGCATCCGCGTCTCGGAGCTGTGCAACGCCGACCTGGCCGACCTCGGGCAGCGCGACGGCATGCGGGTGCTGACGGTGCGGATGAAGGGCGGCAAGGTCCGCACCCGGCCCATCCCGGCGCCGCTGGAGCCGATCCTCGACGACTACCTGCGCACCCGGCCGTCCGATGCGGACACCACCGCACTGCTGGTCACCCGCACCGGCCGCCGCGTCAACCGGCACCAGATCTACCGGCTGGTGCAGACCCTGGCCGCGCGCGCCGGGGTGCCGGCACCGCAGCGGATCACCCCGCACTCGATGCGGCACGCCTTCAACACCATCGCCCGGGAGAGGGGAGCGGCGCTGGAGGACCGCCGCGACGCCCTCGGCCACTCCTCCGCGGCGATCACCCAGCTCTACGACCACGTCGCGCTGTCGGTGACCCGCGACCCGGCCCACCTCGTCGCCGGAGCGACCCACCGAGAACCCCCGGCACCACCGGGATCGCCGGAGTGA
- a CDS encoding carboxylesterase/lipase family protein, with the protein MTTGGTVRGTSSGGVRRFLGIPYAAVPRDRFAPPVAHPPWSGVRDATRPGPTAPQPARGGFAALDMSPFFGPGWVRGQNFLTVNVWAPRSASGCPVVVFVHGGGFVSGSARAPLYDGTAFARDGVVLVTLNYRLGVAGFLDVPGTVRNRGLLDVVAALRWVRDNAEAFGGDPGTVTLAGQSAGATLVAALLGCEQAAGLFQRAIVQSGNGLGAFTPEQAAVVTRAAASALGVEPTAAGLRAVPEERLVEVVPALTGLDLRTEGAFDPLVGLSPFSVVGERQPADGRVAGVDLLVGSTAEEGNLYLAPQGHLDTSTAKDVRALAARVHRDPEALVAAYRAQWPHASDGELRSAILGDALFTVGGRRLAEAHGGAYVYEFAWRSSAVDGRLGAAHGVELPFVFDVLDLPVLRGANALLGPGRPPAALAEEVHGAWVSFAATGDPGWPRFGAQGLVRRFDAVPETVPARDLSMW; encoded by the coding sequence GTGACCACCGGTGGGACCGTGCGCGGGACGAGCAGCGGTGGTGTGCGGCGGTTCCTGGGCATCCCCTACGCCGCCGTGCCCCGGGACCGGTTCGCGCCTCCGGTGGCGCACCCGCCGTGGTCGGGGGTCCGCGACGCCACCCGGCCGGGGCCGACCGCACCGCAGCCGGCGCGAGGCGGGTTCGCCGCGCTGGACATGTCGCCGTTCTTCGGTCCCGGCTGGGTGCGCGGCCAGAACTTCCTCACCGTGAACGTGTGGGCGCCGCGGTCGGCTTCCGGCTGTCCGGTGGTGGTGTTCGTGCACGGCGGCGGGTTCGTCTCCGGCTCGGCCCGGGCGCCGCTGTACGACGGCACCGCGTTCGCCCGCGACGGCGTGGTGCTGGTGACGCTGAACTACCGGCTGGGTGTCGCGGGTTTCCTCGACGTGCCGGGGACGGTGCGCAACCGGGGTCTGCTCGACGTGGTCGCCGCCCTGCGGTGGGTGCGGGACAACGCCGAGGCCTTCGGGGGTGACCCGGGCACGGTCACGCTGGCCGGGCAGTCCGCGGGTGCCACGCTCGTCGCTGCGCTGCTGGGCTGCGAGCAGGCTGCGGGGCTGTTCCAGCGCGCGATCGTGCAGAGCGGCAACGGGCTCGGTGCCTTCACGCCCGAGCAGGCCGCGGTGGTGACCCGGGCTGCGGCGTCCGCGCTCGGTGTCGAGCCGACCGCCGCGGGGTTGCGCGCGGTGCCCGAGGAACGGCTGGTCGAGGTCGTCCCCGCGCTGACCGGCCTGGACCTGCGGACCGAGGGGGCGTTCGACCCGCTCGTGGGCTTGTCGCCGTTCAGCGTGGTGGGCGAGCGCCAGCCCGCCGACGGCCGGGTGGCCGGGGTCGACCTGCTGGTGGGGTCCACGGCCGAGGAGGGCAACCTCTACCTGGCGCCGCAGGGGCACCTGGACACCTCGACCGCCAAGGACGTGCGGGCGCTGGCCGCCCGGGTGCACCGGGACCCGGAGGCGCTCGTCGCGGCCTACCGGGCGCAGTGGCCGCACGCCAGCGACGGGGAGCTGCGGTCGGCGATCCTCGGGGACGCCCTGTTCACCGTCGGCGGGCGCCGGCTGGCCGAGGCCCACGGCGGGGCGTACGTCTACGAGTTCGCGTGGCGTTCGTCGGCTGTGGACGGTCGGCTCGGTGCGGCGCACGGGGTGGAGCTGCCGTTCGTCTTCGACGTGCTGGACCTGCCGGTGCTGCGTGGGGCGAACGCGCTGCTCGGCCCGGGGCGTCCGCCGGCGGCGCTGGCGGAGGAGGTGCACGGGGCGTGGGTGTCCTTCGCTGCCACCGGTGATCCTGGCTGGCCGCGGTTCGGAGCGCAGGGCCTGGTCCGGCGCTTCGATGCGGTGCCGGAGACGGTCCCGGCCCGGGACCTGTCGATGTGGTGA
- a CDS encoding GNAT family N-acetyltransferase codes for MIDRDTSPLDDPVGASLRGHHAHLGRGLGRVATYQPQVATFATVTLDPGPQEWADLARLLGRGGLADLFSSPVSPPPDWEPVFDLDGRQMVWCGDRPADDPDDGVVELGADSTAEMLELTERTRPGPFWERTRELGTYLGVRDHGALVAMAGERLRPPGWTEISAVCTAPEARGRGHAARLITALVRRILDRGERPFLHVVESNTAALALYEKLGFRTRTAVTFRGFRIP; via the coding sequence ATGATCGACCGCGACACCAGCCCGCTGGACGACCCGGTGGGCGCGTCCCTGCGCGGTCACCACGCGCACCTGGGCCGCGGGCTGGGCCGGGTCGCCACCTACCAGCCGCAGGTGGCGACGTTCGCCACGGTCACCCTCGACCCGGGTCCGCAGGAGTGGGCCGACCTCGCCCGGCTGCTGGGGCGTGGCGGGCTCGCGGACCTGTTCAGCAGCCCGGTGAGCCCGCCCCCGGACTGGGAACCGGTCTTCGACCTGGACGGCCGCCAGATGGTGTGGTGCGGCGACCGGCCCGCCGACGACCCGGACGACGGCGTGGTCGAGCTCGGGGCGGACAGCACCGCGGAGATGCTCGAGCTCACCGAGCGGACCCGGCCGGGCCCGTTCTGGGAGCGCACCCGCGAGCTCGGCACCTACCTCGGTGTCCGGGACCACGGTGCGCTGGTGGCGATGGCGGGCGAGCGGCTGCGGCCGCCGGGGTGGACTGAGATCAGCGCGGTGTGCACCGCGCCCGAGGCGCGCGGGCGGGGCCACGCCGCCCGGCTGATCACCGCGCTCGTCCGCCGCATCCTCGACCGCGGCGAACGCCCCTTCCTGCACGTGGTCGAGTCCAACACCGCCGCCCTCGCGCTCTACGAGAAGCTGGGCTTCCGCACCCGCACGGCGGTGACCTTCCGGGGTTTCCGCATCCCGTAG
- a CDS encoding MFS transporter: protein MSTSHSGLAQEEATGKVRGRSGAIFGASAIAALGGLLFGYDTGVISAALLYIAPEFGLSEGMQEVVVSSLLLGAIVGSIGAGPVVDRIGRKVTLIVLSAVFTLGALLSAFAPGTEVLLSARVLLGLAIGGASLVVPTYIAEIAPPPRCAAGWCR, encoded by the coding sequence ATGAGCACATCGCACTCGGGCCTGGCCCAGGAGGAGGCGACCGGCAAGGTCCGCGGCCGCAGCGGGGCGATCTTCGGCGCTTCGGCCATCGCCGCGCTCGGCGGTCTCCTCTTCGGCTACGACACCGGCGTCATCTCCGCGGCCCTGCTCTACATCGCCCCGGAGTTCGGGTTGTCCGAAGGCATGCAGGAGGTCGTGGTCTCCTCGCTGCTGCTGGGCGCGATCGTCGGGTCGATCGGCGCCGGGCCGGTGGTCGACCGCATCGGCCGCAAGGTCACCCTCATCGTGCTGTCGGCGGTGTTCACCCTCGGGGCGCTGCTGTCGGCCTTCGCCCCCGGCACCGAGGTCCTCCTCAGCGCACGGGTCCTGCTCGGCCTGGCCATCGGCGGCGCCTCGCTGGTCGTGCCCACCTACATCGCCGAGATCGCCCCCCCCCCACGCTGCGCGGCCGGCTGGTGTCGATGA
- a CDS encoding LacI family DNA-binding transcriptional regulator, with the protein MATLADVARLAGVSTATVSHVVNGTRTVREETRRAVEAAIKATNYSPNTLARSLATASTRSIAVVMSAISNPYFGQVLQGIESEAVRAGYTLLLADSRDDAEHELTVVRNMHERRVDGMILAPSADAGEALEYLKARSVPVVLADRLIDETYDQVGPENAEPTARLVDHLAELGHTRIALVSGRSGLATTDERVRGYRDALQRNGLAFDPELLVEGRSETGSAARATARLLEHPERPTAIIAANNSMTIGVMQALHTAGLRVPDDIALVGFDDFPWADCFSPRLTVIAQPCEQIGSTAARLLLRRLADRDAEPETHRLPSRLVHRDSCGCT; encoded by the coding sequence ATGGCGACGCTGGCCGATGTGGCGCGGCTGGCCGGGGTGTCCACGGCGACGGTCTCGCACGTCGTCAACGGCACCCGCACGGTGCGCGAGGAGACCCGCAGAGCGGTCGAGGCCGCCATCAAGGCCACCAACTACAGCCCGAACACCCTCGCCCGGTCCCTGGCCACCGCCAGCACCCGCTCGATCGCGGTGGTCATGTCGGCCATCTCCAACCCCTACTTCGGCCAGGTGCTGCAGGGCATCGAGTCCGAGGCGGTGCGCGCCGGCTACACGCTGCTGCTGGCCGACTCCCGCGACGACGCCGAGCACGAGCTCACCGTGGTGCGCAACATGCACGAACGCCGGGTGGACGGCATGATCCTGGCGCCCTCGGCCGACGCCGGCGAGGCGCTGGAGTACCTCAAGGCCCGGTCGGTGCCCGTGGTGCTCGCCGACCGCCTCATCGACGAGACCTACGACCAGGTCGGTCCGGAGAACGCCGAGCCCACCGCCCGCCTGGTCGACCACCTCGCCGAGCTCGGGCACACGCGCATCGCGCTGGTCTCCGGGCGCAGCGGCCTGGCCACCACCGACGAACGCGTCCGGGGCTACCGGGACGCCCTGCAGCGCAACGGGTTGGCCTTCGACCCCGAGCTGCTGGTCGAGGGACGCTCCGAGACCGGTTCGGCCGCGCGCGCCACGGCACGCCTGCTCGAGCACCCGGAGCGCCCGACGGCGATCATCGCGGCGAACAACAGCATGACGATCGGCGTGATGCAGGCGCTGCACACCGCCGGGCTGCGGGTGCCCGACGACATCGCGCTGGTCGGCTTCGACGACTTCCCGTGGGCGGACTGCTTCTCCCCGCGGCTGACCGTCATCGCCCAGCCCTGCGAGCAGATCGGCAGCACCGCCGCGCGGCTGCTGCTGCGCCGCCTGGCCGATCGCGACGCCGAACCCGAGACCCACCGCCTGCCCTCCCGGCTGGTGCACCGCGACTCCTGCGGCTGCACCTGA
- a CDS encoding exonuclease domain-containing protein, which produces MINSASWADGPLLAFDLETTGTDTVHDRIVTAAVVAIVPGQAPRVRTWLADPGVEIPDGAARVHGITTDHARRHGRDAAEVVADVAEALGESWCASTPLCVFNAPFDLSLLQAELRRHHDRDLDLAGPVVDPRCLDKHLDRYRRGKRTLADLCAHYRVRHDAAHEAAGDALACARLAWRLAKAHPAAIGTRPLAELHRDQVAWHRDQQLAFADHLERLAGRATDAAEADQLRHRAAGVRADADGWPVKTAARPVPGGAWPRLEERLSRDLQAWIASAPTTVCRAMPAGADTRAQVTAFYALDHRTRCPETSQCRVLLDLLDRGHVAEARALVADLAAGA; this is translated from the coding sequence GTGATCAACTCAGCTTCGTGGGCGGACGGTCCACTGCTGGCCTTCGACCTGGAGACCACCGGCACCGACACCGTCCATGACCGGATCGTCACCGCCGCCGTGGTCGCCATCGTCCCCGGCCAGGCCCCGCGGGTGCGCACGTGGCTGGCCGATCCGGGGGTGGAGATCCCCGACGGCGCGGCGCGGGTGCACGGCATCACCACCGACCACGCCCGCCGGCACGGCCGCGACGCCGCCGAGGTGGTCGCCGACGTGGCCGAGGCGCTGGGCGAGTCGTGGTGCGCGAGCACGCCGTTGTGCGTGTTCAACGCCCCGTTCGACCTGTCGCTGCTGCAGGCCGAGCTGCGCCGCCACCACGACCGCGACCTGGACCTGGCCGGTCCGGTGGTCGACCCGCGCTGCCTGGACAAGCACCTGGACCGCTACCGGCGGGGCAAGCGCACCCTCGCAGACCTGTGCGCGCACTACCGGGTGCGGCACGACGCGGCCCACGAGGCCGCCGGTGACGCCCTGGCGTGTGCCCGCCTGGCGTGGCGGCTGGCCAAGGCCCACCCGGCCGCGATCGGCACCCGCCCGCTGGCCGAGCTGCACCGGGACCAGGTCGCCTGGCACCGGGACCAGCAGCTGGCCTTCGCCGACCACCTCGAGCGCCTCGCCGGGCGCGCCACCGACGCGGCCGAGGCCGACCAGTTGCGCCACCGGGCCGCCGGGGTGCGGGCCGACGCCGACGGCTGGCCGGTGAAGACCGCGGCCCGACCCGTCCCCGGCGGTGCGTGGCCGCGGCTGGAGGAACGCCTCAGCCGGGACCTGCAGGCGTGGATCGCCAGCGCCCCCACCACGGTCTGCCGCGCGATGCCTGCCGGCGCCGACACCCGGGCGCAGGTGACCGCCTTCTACGCGCTCGACCACCGCACCCGGTGCCCGGAGACCTCCCAGTGCCGCGTCCTGCTGGACCTGCTCGACCGGGGCCACGTCGCCGAAGCCCGGGCTCTCGTCGCCGACCTCGCCGCCGGGGCCTGA
- a CDS encoding sugar porter family MFS transporter produces MNQLMITIGIFASYLVGYAYADSGGWRWMVGLAVLPSVVMLAGLFVLGESPRWLLARGRVEDARTALLRTHSPEDAEAALEEISTAMREESRFRYRDLLSPKLRPAVMLGFAVAATNQLVGVNAVIYYAPTILKQAGMGSTGAILSSVGIGAANMIFTVIALLFIDKVGRRPLLLGGTSVVIVVLFGLGALYLLPSVEGLGLLLTVGLMVYEAAFAASLGLAIWLINSEVFPTAVRGKASSVGTVTHWGLDFLVSISVLTLINALTPTGLFWLYGLLGVAGLVYLYRKLPETKNRTLEDIESSLRGETTS; encoded by the coding sequence ATGAACCAGCTGATGATCACCATCGGCATCTTCGCCTCCTACCTCGTCGGCTACGCCTACGCCGACAGCGGCGGCTGGCGGTGGATGGTCGGCCTGGCCGTGCTGCCCTCCGTGGTGATGCTCGCCGGGCTGTTCGTGCTCGGGGAGAGCCCGCGGTGGCTGCTGGCACGCGGCCGGGTCGAGGACGCGCGCACCGCGCTGCTGCGCACGCACTCGCCGGAGGACGCCGAGGCGGCGCTGGAGGAGATCTCGACGGCCATGCGGGAGGAGAGCCGGTTCCGCTACCGGGACCTGCTCAGCCCGAAGCTGCGTCCCGCGGTCATGCTCGGCTTCGCCGTGGCCGCCACCAACCAGCTCGTCGGCGTCAACGCCGTCATCTACTACGCGCCCACCATCCTCAAGCAGGCGGGCATGGGCTCCACCGGGGCGATCCTGTCCTCGGTCGGCATCGGCGCGGCCAACATGATCTTCACCGTGATCGCGCTGCTGTTCATCGACAAGGTCGGCCGCCGGCCGCTGCTGCTGGGCGGCACGAGCGTGGTCATCGTGGTGCTGTTCGGCCTCGGCGCGCTCTACCTGCTGCCCAGCGTCGAAGGGCTCGGGCTGCTGCTGACCGTCGGCCTGATGGTCTACGAGGCCGCGTTCGCCGCCAGCCTCGGCCTGGCCATCTGGCTGATCAACAGCGAGGTGTTCCCGACCGCGGTGCGCGGCAAGGCCTCCAGCGTCGGCACCGTCACCCACTGGGGCCTGGACTTCCTGGTGTCGATCTCGGTGCTGACGCTGATCAACGCCCTGACCCCCACCGGGCTGTTCTGGCTCTACGGCCTGCTCGGCGTGGCCGGTCTGGTCTACCTGTACCGCAAGCTGCCGGAGACCAAGAACCGCACCCTGGAGGACATCGAGTCCTCCCTGCGCGGGGAGACCACCTCGTGA
- the mug gene encoding G/U mismatch-specific DNA glycosylase, which translates to MSGNRPSAQELAAAEGARIPDVLAPGLRVLFCGINPGLWSGATGYHFARPGNRFWPALHAAGFTPRLLHPHEQDELLQHGIGITNLVDRASARAAELSDDELRAGGAALAAKVRRYRPEWLPVVGITAYRVAFGERRATVGRQDRVLEGAQVWVLPNPSGLNAHWTAGTLAAEFRQLRQAAMPEHCDHGTVG; encoded by the coding sequence TTGTCGGGGAACCGTCCGAGTGCGCAGGAGCTGGCCGCCGCCGAAGGCGCGAGGATCCCGGACGTCCTCGCTCCCGGCCTGCGGGTGCTGTTCTGCGGCATCAACCCCGGCCTGTGGTCGGGCGCGACCGGCTACCACTTCGCGCGCCCGGGCAACCGCTTCTGGCCCGCGCTGCACGCCGCCGGGTTCACCCCTCGCCTGCTGCACCCGCACGAGCAGGACGAACTGCTGCAGCACGGCATCGGCATCACCAACCTCGTCGACCGGGCCAGCGCGCGGGCGGCGGAGTTGTCCGACGACGAGCTGCGGGCCGGCGGTGCGGCGCTGGCCGCGAAGGTGCGCCGGTACCGGCCGGAGTGGCTGCCGGTCGTGGGCATCACCGCCTACCGCGTGGCCTTCGGTGAGCGACGGGCCACCGTGGGCCGGCAGGACCGGGTGCTCGAAGGCGCGCAGGTGTGGGTGCTGCCCAACCCCAGCGGCCTCAACGCGCACTGGACGGCGGGCACGCTGGCTGCGGAGTTCCGCCAGCTGCGGCAGGCGGCGATGCCGGAGCACTGCGACCACGGCACGGTCGGCTAG
- a CDS encoding SDR family oxidoreductase: MVRPLTIITGGGRGIGAATALWLARAGHDLVLCYRGDRGSAEQVAAEAAAHGVRCVPVRADVSQESDVDRLFAAAAEVGVVTGLVNNAGLTAHLADLADTPVSAIRQVIDVNFLGTVLCARRAAQVMSTRRGGAGGAIVNVSSSAATLGAPHEYVHYAGAKAAVEAFTAGLAKELAQEGVRVNAVAPGLVRTGIHADAGAPDRVDTTAPRVPVGRAGEPEEIAPAIGWLLGPEATYTTGAVLRVAGGL; the protein is encoded by the coding sequence GTGGTGCGTCCTCTCACGATCATCACCGGTGGTGGCCGCGGGATCGGTGCGGCCACCGCGCTGTGGCTGGCGCGCGCCGGCCACGACCTCGTGCTGTGCTACCGCGGCGACCGCGGCAGTGCCGAGCAGGTCGCCGCCGAGGCCGCTGCGCACGGCGTCCGCTGCGTGCCGGTGCGCGCCGACGTCAGCCAGGAGTCCGACGTGGACCGGTTGTTCGCTGCGGCCGCCGAGGTCGGGGTGGTGACCGGGCTGGTCAACAACGCCGGGCTGACCGCGCACCTGGCGGACTTGGCCGACACCCCGGTGTCGGCGATCCGGCAGGTCATCGACGTCAACTTCCTCGGCACCGTGCTGTGCGCGCGCCGCGCCGCGCAGGTGATGTCGACCCGGCGCGGTGGTGCCGGTGGGGCGATCGTCAACGTCTCCTCCAGCGCCGCCACCCTGGGCGCTCCGCACGAGTACGTGCACTACGCGGGCGCCAAGGCTGCGGTGGAAGCCTTCACCGCCGGCCTGGCCAAGGAACTCGCCCAGGAGGGGGTGCGGGTCAACGCGGTCGCGCCCGGCCTGGTGCGCACCGGCATCCACGCCGACGCCGGTGCCCCCGACCGCGTCGACACCACCGCGCCGCGGGTGCCGGTCGGGCGCGCCGGGGAGCCCGAGGAGATCGCGCCCGCCATCGGGTGGCTGCTGGGCCCGGAGGCCACCTACACCACCGGGGCGGTGCTGCGGGTGGCCGGCGGCCTGTGA
- a CDS encoding MBL fold metallo-hydrolase has product MQDITLGEVEISRVEEYYGPIGLSPAAFVPDAPEQLWRDNASWLEPDFLDLAADQCVCAVQTWVLRSQGRTILVDTGVGNHKERPGNPLWHHLETDFLGNLAGAGVRPEDVDLVVNTHVHADHVGWNTRLENGSWVPTFPNATYLVSRADFEYWNPANGHPSAQRPHSRNLFHDSVEPVHQAGQLVLWEDEHVIDDHLRLRLAPGHTPGSSVLHLDSGGERALFVGDLLHTPVQVLDPEANSCFCEDPVQARATRRSLLGQAADTRSLVVPAHFGGHGAAEVVRDGEKFAVKSWAPFARL; this is encoded by the coding sequence ATGCAGGACATCACGTTGGGCGAGGTGGAGATCTCGCGGGTCGAGGAGTACTACGGGCCGATCGGGCTGTCGCCCGCCGCGTTCGTGCCGGACGCGCCGGAGCAGCTGTGGCGGGACAACGCCTCGTGGCTGGAACCGGACTTCCTCGACCTGGCCGCGGACCAGTGCGTGTGCGCGGTGCAGACCTGGGTGCTGCGCAGCCAGGGCCGCACGATCCTGGTCGACACCGGGGTGGGCAACCACAAGGAGCGACCGGGCAACCCGCTGTGGCACCACCTCGAGACCGACTTCCTCGGCAACCTGGCCGGTGCCGGGGTGCGACCGGAGGACGTCGACCTGGTGGTCAACACGCACGTGCACGCCGACCACGTCGGGTGGAACACGCGGCTGGAGAACGGGTCGTGGGTGCCGACCTTCCCGAACGCGACCTACCTGGTCTCCCGCGCCGACTTCGAGTACTGGAACCCCGCCAACGGCCACCCCTCGGCGCAGCGCCCCCACTCCCGCAACCTCTTCCACGACAGCGTCGAACCCGTGCACCAGGCGGGACAGCTGGTGCTGTGGGAGGACGAGCACGTCATCGACGACCACCTGCGGCTCAGGCTCGCCCCGGGGCACACGCCGGGATCGTCGGTGCTGCACCTGGACTCCGGTGGCGAGCGGGCGCTGTTCGTCGGGGACCTGCTGCACACCCCGGTGCAGGTGCTGGACCCCGAGGCCAACAGCTGCTTCTGCGAGGACCCGGTCCAGGCGCGGGCCACCCGGCGCTCGCTGCTGGGCCAGGCCGCCGACACCCGCAGCCTGGTGGTGCCCGCGCACTTCGGCGGGCACGGCGCGGCGGAGGTGGTGCGCGACGGCGAGAAGTTCGCCGTGAAGTCCTGGGCACCGTTCGCCCGGCTGTGA